gtttttttcaaatagtATGAAAAGATAATTCCATATTATATATTCCATTTCCAATGAAGCCTTTAGACTTTACTTTGAGTTATTACACATATTTTAGAACTTCAGATGAAGTCTGTCAGTTAACATTTGGTGTCAGAGACAAGGCAAGAAACAAGGAGGTTGAGTCttcacagaaggaagaaaagaacaatTAAGCATAGCGGCATGAATGTCATTGATCAACAACATTAGACACGTAAGTCGGTGATCAGTAGACCCCAGACCCAGACCAACAGGTTGGTCTGAAAGAAGATTGGCAGGTCCTAGAGCCTGAGTAGAATGGGTGGTAGCACCCGGATCCATAACCTAGGGAAGGGAAGCCAATGGCTCCATAACCCAGAGGTCTGAAGCCACTGCGTCCACAGCCTGAGGAATAGCTGCTCCTTGATCTGCAGCTGAATGGATACGAGCTTCTCGATCTACGGCCCAGGGAGTAGCAGCTGCTGGATCCAATACCATGAGACCCCGTGTAACTCGTCCTGCAGGGACTGCAGATGGTGGAGGTCCTCGGGCGGTAACAGGAAGTCTGGCAGGGGCTGGACACAGCATAGGACGTCTGGTAGCTGGCGGGTTCATAGTGGGATTCCTGACAGCCGCTGAAGAGCGTGGAgcccagctggcaggtgctgggagacTGGAGGCCTGTGCTGCAGAACAAATTGCTTGGGTAGAAAGAGCCACAAGAAGACCTTGGGTAACGCAGGTAGCCCCCAAAGGAGCGGCAAGAGAAGTTTCCAGAATAGCAGTTGTATGGCATGGTGATGATCAGAGATGGGAGAAGATCCTGTGCTTGCAGTTCATTCCTCACGGGGACTTTTATACACTCTCAGCAATGGGTGTGATCCCTTCCATACGTATTTGGACTCCCTCATTTGCATGTACGTCACTCTGTAAACTTCTTGGTAATTGTAGTGAACTGACTCCTTCATCTTTTATATTTATGGGTGAAACTCTTTTGTTTTTACAGCTGTGTGTCAATGAAGTAAACTTACATTATAAATGCTATGACTGTTCGTGATTTATGTCTACTCCGTCATTTCCAGGAAagcccctatttttttttctcccaggctATAACTTGTAAATCTGCTTGTGTTTGGGTTGGGGAATTTTTTCTTTCTAGGGTAAGGAATGTAAAGCACTATGATTTACAACTTCCCTCTTGGTCCATGAGTAAGTGGAAGAAATCTGTTctcaataaaaaaatgttttaaagattcccCAAACATCAAACAGTCGTTTCAAATTCTCCAATATAATTTGATGTCTGCTGCTTAATTTCATCAATATTTACTATGTCTAGTCTGGAGGTGCCATATAAAGTcaagacaaagaaattaaaagatgactAGCAATGGACATGATCTTGTACAAACATTGAAAAAATGTAATAGGCACAGAAATgatatgaaaacaaaaccaagaggaGAATGACATGGACTCCAGCCTAGAAAAAAGTGATAGATGTGGCTTaagtgagagagaaaacaaacagtaccagcagagagaaagactgaATTTATTATGTCCAAATTCTGTGGATGGATGCTCATATCTTAACTCAGTCATTTCCGTGACATACATGGTTTGATAATATCTTTGAGCTGGAAGGTCAGTACCCAGTGTggaaaaaagagaggaggagggaagttTAATAAGGGAGTTCTAGTGGGAAGG
This sequence is a window from Ochotona princeps isolate mOchPri1 chromosome 3, mOchPri1.hap1, whole genome shotgun sequence. Protein-coding genes within it:
- the LOC101528956 gene encoding keratin-associated protein 13-1-like — translated: MPYNCYSGNFSCRSFGGYLRYPRSSCGSFYPSNLFCSTGLQSPSTCQLGSTLFSGCQESHYEPASYQTSYAVSSPCQTSCYRPRTSTICSPCRTSYTGSHGIGSSSCYSLGRRSRSSYSSGCGRSGFRPLGYGAIGFPSLGYGSGCYHPFYSGSRTCQSSFRPTCWSGSGVY